A portion of the candidate division KSB1 bacterium genome contains these proteins:
- a CDS encoding T9SS type A sorting domain-containing protein, translating to MKKVLFTLLAMTALVSLAAAQWVFDADFVRVSQPHGIVITPDNKVWIAPYGRTDTMRNVAASVPLIYDLDGNLVQKLRFVNIGGTPDTLWNRARGIALDKDGNVLYTAFDAVYHINYQTLEGLHKIFPKAGSSLTEAAMDENGYVYVTTVLSGNPGYIYDEDFELYSYFADTVKSIQRSVIAGKDGKDVYVGAIYAGPNGVRHYYSPDGPDGTYTLVDTLGTIFKPDKSVARNMWAQCLDWDPWGMMWVGTYWDNAAVDFKSWYQLDPGKGYAVVDSLCEPAGNPSSDPNPPVGGKIFSPRGVAFYEKDNVWYALAADFDGNVIKRFKNSNPYTGVVEVHNGSVVRDYGLMQNYPNPFNPVTTIPFTLAKASFVELKVYDMNGREIKTLLSQKMNEGEHKVTFDASGLPTGHYFYRLVVDGKIMTKSMTLVK from the coding sequence ATGAAGAAGGTACTGTTCACGCTGTTGGCCATGACGGCCCTTGTTTCGCTGGCCGCGGCGCAGTGGGTGTTTGACGCTGATTTCGTGCGTGTGAGTCAACCTCACGGGATTGTGATCACCCCTGACAACAAGGTCTGGATCGCCCCCTACGGGAGAACGGATACGATGCGGAACGTCGCAGCCAGTGTGCCGTTGATCTACGACCTCGACGGCAATCTTGTACAGAAGCTGCGTTTCGTGAACATCGGTGGGACTCCGGATACACTGTGGAACCGCGCTCGTGGCATTGCTTTGGACAAGGACGGCAACGTGCTGTACACCGCTTTCGATGCCGTCTACCACATCAACTACCAGACGCTGGAGGGCCTGCACAAAATATTCCCGAAAGCAGGTTCCTCGTTGACCGAAGCCGCAATGGACGAGAACGGCTACGTGTACGTGACGACGGTGCTCTCCGGCAACCCGGGCTACATCTACGATGAGGACTTTGAGCTCTACAGCTACTTTGCCGACACCGTGAAGAGCATCCAGCGGAGTGTCATTGCTGGCAAAGACGGCAAAGACGTATACGTAGGTGCCATTTACGCTGGTCCGAATGGCGTGCGGCACTACTACAGCCCGGACGGGCCGGATGGCACATACACCCTGGTAGACACTTTGGGGACGATATTTAAGCCCGACAAGTCGGTGGCGCGCAACATGTGGGCGCAGTGCCTGGACTGGGACCCCTGGGGCATGATGTGGGTTGGCACCTACTGGGACAATGCCGCAGTCGACTTCAAGAGCTGGTACCAGCTTGACCCGGGCAAAGGCTATGCCGTGGTGGATAGCTTGTGCGAGCCAGCTGGCAATCCGAGCTCCGACCCCAACCCGCCGGTCGGTGGCAAGATCTTCTCCCCGCGCGGCGTGGCTTTCTATGAGAAGGACAATGTCTGGTACGCCCTGGCCGCAGATTTCGACGGCAACGTGATTAAGCGTTTCAAGAATTCCAACCCCTACACCGGCGTCGTCGAGGTGCACAACGGGAGCGTGGTTCGGGACTACGGGCTGATGCAGAACTACCCCAACCCCTTCAACCCGGTGACCACCATCCCCTTCACGCTGGCCAAGGCAAGCTTCGTGGAGCTGAAGGTCTACGACATGAACGGGCGTGAGATCAAGACCCTGCTCAGCCAGAAGATGAACGAGGGCGAGCACAAGGTCACCTTCGACGCCTCTGGTCTCCCCACCGGCCACTACTTCTACCGCCTGGTGGTGGACGGCAAGATCATGACCAAGTCCATGACCCTGGTGAAGTAG